In one Rugosibacter aromaticivorans genomic region, the following are encoded:
- a CDS encoding N-6 DNA methylase, which yields MFEQAFKNIDDVLWKEAGCTTELDYTEQTSWLLFLKYLDGLEADKATEAALNGKPYTHILDAPYRWNTWAAPKDKDGKPDHNKALTGDDLRDFVDRQLFPYLQSFKQKASGPNTLEYKIDEIFGEIKNRIHSGYNLREIIDHIDELRFRSQTEKHELSHLYEAKIKNMGNAGRNGGEYYTPRPLIRAIVKVVQPQIGERIYDGAVGSAGFLCEALPHRQSPSHHRRLFHPANPHLLRQGKKSRWPMSWPS from the coding sequence ATGTTCGAACAAGCCTTTAAAAATATCGACGACGTCCTCTGGAAAGAAGCCGGTTGCACCACAGAGCTCGACTACACCGAGCAAACTTCCTGGCTGCTGTTTTTGAAATACCTCGACGGGCTGGAAGCAGACAAAGCCACCGAGGCTGCGCTCAACGGCAAGCCCTACACGCACATTCTGGACGCGCCCTACCGCTGGAATACCTGGGCCGCGCCCAAGGATAAAGACGGCAAGCCGGACCACAACAAGGCGCTCACGGGGGATGATCTGCGCGATTTTGTCGACAGACAACTCTTCCCCTATCTGCAAAGCTTCAAGCAAAAAGCCAGCGGGCCGAACACGCTGGAATACAAAATCGACGAAATCTTCGGCGAGATCAAAAACAGAATCCACAGCGGCTACAACCTGCGCGAGATCATCGATCACATCGACGAGCTGCGCTTTCGCTCGCAAACCGAAAAGCACGAGTTAAGCCACCTGTACGAAGCCAAGATCAAGAACATGGGCAACGCCGGGCGCAACGGCGGCGAGTATTACACCCCGCGCCCGCTGATCCGCGCCATCGTCAAAGTCGTGCAGCCTCAAATCGGCGAGCGCATTTACGACGGCGCCGTGGGCAGCGCGGGCTTTTTGTGCGAAGCATTACCTCACCGCCAATCGCCGTCTCACCACCGCCGACTTTTCCACCCTGCAAACCCGCACCTTCTACGGCAAGGAAAAAAAAGTCGCTGGCCTATGTCATGGCCATCATGA
- a CDS encoding HsdM family class I SAM-dependent methyltransferase, with protein MQQNFPIRTGETAFLFLQHFIKMLKAGGGADVVIKNTFLSNTDNASVSLRKHLLETCNLHTVLDCPGGTFQGAGVKTVVLFFEKGAPTRKVWYYQLDPGRNLGKTNPLNDADLAEFVELQKTFADSDKSWSVKVGAGDTATFDLSVKNPNGGEAVVHRSPQDILDGIATLDAESADVLAKIREMLSATDKVMR; from the coding sequence GTGCAGCAGAACTTCCCCATCCGCACCGGCGAGACGGCTTTCCTCTTCCTGCAACACTTCATCAAGATGCTCAAGGCCGGCGGCGGCGCGGATGTCGTCATCAAGAACACGTTTCTTTCCAACACCGACAACGCCTCGGTGAGCTTGCGCAAGCACTTGCTGGAGACCTGCAACCTGCACACCGTGCTCGACTGCCCCGGCGGCACCTTTCAAGGCGCGGGTGTGAAAACCGTCGTCCTGTTTTTCGAGAAAGGCGCACCGACCAGAAAGGTTTGGTATTACCAGCTCGACCCCGGCCGCAACCTGGGCAAGACCAACCCGCTGAACGACGCCGACTTGGCAGAATTCGTCGAACTGCAAAAAACCTTCGCCGATTCGGATAAGAGCTGGAGCGTAAAAGTCGGCGCTGGTGACACGGCGACCTTCGACCTCTCGGTGAAAAACCCGAACGGCGGCGAAGCCGTCGTACATCGCAGCCCGCAGGACATCTTGGATGGAATCGCCACGCTGGATGCGGAGAGTGCGGACGTACTGGCGAAGATTAGGGAGATGCTGAGCGCAACCGATAA